AGTGTTGCCGGTGTTTGCGAACCTGCTCTATGGCCGTCAGGATGGTCAGCTGCCGTGGCGGCGTCTGGCGCTACCGCTTCTGCTGCTTGGTATCGGCGTCATACTGGTGAATATCGCCGAACTACGCGGCAACGAGCTGGATCTTGCCGATGGGCGCTATCTGAGCGGGATACTGCTGGCGCTGGCCGCCGTTGTCTGCTGGACGGTATACGCCCTGCAAAACGCCCGCTGGCTGCGTAATAATCCCGATAAAAATCCCCTAATGTGGGCAACGGCACAAGGGTTGGTGATTTTACCGCTATCGCTGCTGGGTTATGCGGTAGCCTGTATCTGGCTTCATCAAAGCTCCGGGTTTAGCGTACCGCTCGGCCCGCAGCCGTGGCACTTTATCGGCGTGATGCTGGCGCTTGCGGTCTTCTGCTCGTGGATTGGTGCACTGTGCTGGAATCAGGCCAGCCAGCTGCTGCCAACGGTTATTCTCGGCCCGCTGATTGTATTCGAGAGCCTGGCGGGGATGCTTTATACCTTTCTGCTGCGTCAGGCCTGGCCGCCGCTGCCAACGCTGGGCGGTATTCTGTGCCTGATTCTGGGCGTAGTACTGGCCGTACAGGCGCGGCCTAAAGCGCCTAAAACCAGGGTAGTTCGCGCCGTACGATAAAAAAGTGATAGCCAATCCATAAAGATGCATTTAAAATACACCTTATATTGGTCATGGTGAGGAAATGACGATGGATTTGGCTAACACTTCTTTAGGCGAACTGGCTCTAAGCATTCCGCGGGCCTCCGCTTTGTTTCGTAAATACGATCTCGACTTTTGCTGCGGGGGTAAACAGACTCTGGCACGGGCCGCTGAGCGTAAAGAATTAGACCTGGCGGCAATTGAAGAAGAGCTGCGGGCACTGTCCAGCGAGCCGCTGGAAAAAGACTGGCGCAACGCCCCGCTGGCCGAAATGATCGACCATATCGTTGCTCGCTATCACGACGGTCATCGCGAACAGTTGCCAGAACTGATTCTGCAGGCGACTAAAGTTGAACGCGTGCACGCGGCTAAACCCAGCGTGCCAAAAGGCCTGGCGAAATATCTGACCATGCTGCACGACGAGCTGACCAGCCACATGATGAAGGAGGAGCAGATCCTGTTCCCTATGATCAAACAAGGTATGGGTCGCCAGGCCGCAGGCCCTATTTCAGTGATGGAAAGCGAGCACGACGATGCCGGTGAACTGCTGGAAGTGATTAAGCACATCACCAACAATGTGACTCCGCCACCGGAAGCCTGCACCACCTGGAAAGCGCTTTATAATGGCATCAATCTGCTGATTGAAGAGCTGATGAACCATATTAGTCTGGAAAATAACGTCCTGTTCCCGCGCGCTTTAGCTGGCGAGTAATAGAACGACATATAAGAAAAAGGCGCCTGAGGCGCCTTTTTTATTGTCAGCATTAAGCTATGGGCTTAAGCAATAATAGGCCTGGGTTGCAGGCCTTTGACTGGTCATTATTTACTGAAACCGCTCAGGCGTTTCTTGCCCACAAACAGCCAGCACACGCCCAGGATAATAAACCACAGCGGGGTGATGATCAGCGCCTGGCGGGTATCGTCCTCAAGGCTCAGCAACACCAGAACGAACACGAAAAACGCCATGCAGACCCAGCACATCAGTTTACCCAGCGGCATTTTATAGATGGATTTGTTATGCAGCTCCGGACGGCGCTTACGGTACACCAGGTACGAGCACAGAATGATAGTCCAGACGAACATAAACAGAATCGCAGAGACGGTGGTCACCAGGGTAAAGACCGTCATCACATCCGGGATTAGGTAGATAAGCACTACGCCGCCCAGCAGACAGATGCATGAGAAAGTCAGGCCGGTGGCCGGTACCGCACGCTTGGAAAGCTTAGCAAAGCTCTGAGGAGCCGCGCCGTCCTGTGCCAGGCCGTACAGCATACGGCTAGTAGAGAACACACCGCTGTTTGCTGAAGAGGCCGCAGAGGTCAGCACCACAAAGTTGATAATGCTTGCCGCCGCCGGAAGACCAACCAGAACAAACAGCTCAACGAACGGGCTTTTATTAGGCACTACGGAGCCCCACGGCGTCACCGACATGATGATAATCAGCGCGAAGACGTAGAACATGATGATACGGATTGGAATCGAGTTAATCGCGCGCGGCAGCGATTTTTCCGGGTCTTTGGTTTCGGCGGCAGTTGTACCTACCAGCTCAATACCTACAAACGCGAACACCGCTATCTGGAACCCGGCGAAGAAGCCGCTTAACCCTTTAGGGAACCAGCCGCCGTCATTCCAAAGATGTGCAAAGGAGGCCTCGGTACCGGTTGGCGACTGGAAGTGCATCAACACCATCACCAGCCCGACCACGATAAGCGCCACAATGGCGACTATCTTGATCATCGCAAACCAGAACTCCATCTCACCAAACATTTTTACCGTAGCGAGGTTGAGGCCCAGCAGCACCAGCACGACCGCCAGCGAGCTGACCCAGTCTGAAAGTCCGGGGAACCAGAATTGGGCATAGGCGCTTATCGCGACCACGTCGGCAATCCCCGTCACTACCCAGCAAAACCAGTAGGTCCAGCCGGTAAAATACCCGGCCCACGGGCCGAGCAGGTCGGCGGCGAAATCACTAAAGGACTTGTATTCAAGGTTGGACAGCAGCAGCTCACCCATCGCGCGCATCACGAAAAACAGCATAAAGCCGATAATCATGTATACGAAGATGATGGAGGGACCGGCGAGACTAATGGTCTTTCCTGACCCCATAAATAAGCCGGTGCCGATAGCACCGCCGATGGCAATTAGCTGGATGTGTCGGTTGGTTAAATTGCGCCGTAGGTGGCGCTCGCTCTGCGGCTCTTCGCTCGCCAGGGCTTTAGCCTGATCTACCATTTTTATATTTCCTGTCTGTGTTGTGTCGGCTCTGATGGCCGTTATTCACGTTGTGTTTGTTGTGCGTCTTACCGCAAATCGCTTTCGATATTAGGGAAGAAACGGAAAGTTGAACACTAAGATTTATATATATTGTTAATTTCAGGTTTAAAATGCGTTATAAATCACTTTCGATGTGAGATATGGATCCCAAGTTACTGGCAATTACGCGCTTTGCAAGACTAAAACACTTTTAATGTCACATAAAACGGCAATAAAAACGCCCAATTGCAGTTTTACTGTTTAAAAAGCATGAACATAGAGTAATGAACGTAACCCGCAGGTAGCGAATAAGCGTCAGACTGAACGGCGAAGTAAAGATCGGGCGTAGGGATATTAGAAATGAAATAACAAAAGGCTCCCTTATATTGAGGAAGCCTTGAGATTGAAAATAGCGATTAGCCAACTAATAGGGTTTTAGGTTCCAGATAAGCGCTCAAGCCCCATTGCCCCATTTCACGCCCCATTCCCGACTGCTTAAAGCCACCAAACGGTGCCTTAGGTTCGTGGGATAAAGTATTCACCAGCACGCGGCCTGCCTCTATCTGGCGGGCAATTTTCACGGCGCGCTCGCGGTCGGCTCCCAATACCATGGCGCTTAACCCGTAAGCGGTATCATTAGCAATGGCAATAGCTTCCTCGTCATCACGATACGGAATGATGGTCAGTACCGGGCCAAAAATTTCTTCACGCGCAATCCGCATCTGATTGTTAGCATTGCTAAACAGCGTCGGGCGTACAAACCAACCCGCATTTAATCCTTCAGGCCGCCCTTCGCCGCCGGCCAATACTTTGGCACCTTCGGCAATCCCAAGATGAATATAATCCTGCACCCGCTGCCACTGCTTTTGGCTGACCATAGGGCCAATTTCGGTGCTGGCATTACGCGGGTCGCCAACGGGAATGGCCGCTACCGCCTGGGCAAGGCACCGCTCGGTCTCCGCAAGCCGGCTTTGTGCCACCAGAATTCGAGTCCCGGCGACACAGGCTTGCCCGCTATTCATAAAACCTGCACCTATAATCAGCGGCAGTGCCTGTTCCAGATCCACATCATCCATCAGAATGGTTGGCGACTTACCACCTAACTCCAGCGTCACCCGCTTCATGGTTGCCGCACCGGTCTCCACAATATGGCGACCGACTGCGGTAGAACCGGTAAACGAAATTTTCGCGATATCCGGATGGAGGTTAATCACTTCACCCACCACGTCACCCCGCCCGGTGACAATGTTCATCACTCCGGCCGGAATTTTGGCCTGGTGCAAAGCTCGGGTAATAACTTCGGTTTGCAACGCGCTCATTTCGCTAGGTTTAATAACGGCAGTACACCCCGCCGCCATAGCCGTCGCCAGCTTATTACAGATAAAACCGGCATCGCTGTTCCACGGCGTTATAAGCCCGGCTACCCCAACCGGCGTCATAATGACCTGCGCCGTGCCGGCGGTGATTTCAAACTGATATTCCCGCAGCGCTTCAATAGCCTGAGCAATAACGTCAGCGGGATATTGCGCCATCCAGCGGCAGCGCTCTGCCGGAGCGCCATATTCCAGGATGATCGCTTCCATTAGTTCGTCTTCGCAAGCCGCTACCGCCTGGTGCATCGCCTCCAGCACCGCAATACGCTCGGCAACGCTGGTTCGGGACCATGCAGGGAACGCAGCTTTTGCCGCAGCAATAGCGCTGCGGGCATCTTGCTCATCGGCAAGTCGCACTGTGCCAATTACCGACTCCGTCGCCGGGTTATAAAGATTAAACCGCTCGCTGCCATGCGGGGTGACAAATTCACCGTTGATATAAATTTTGTCGATAGTATGCATTTGCGTCAGTCTCCAGTCAGACCAGGTATCTATGTGTCGAAGTATAGGAAGTCTCGCCTGTTACGATAAGCCGGGCTATGCTGCATGGACTGTCACGAAAATCAGGATTATCTATGCACAGAAGCGGATTAACGGAGCTGGAAGCAGTTCTGGCGGTAGCGCGGCGTGCCAGCTTTCG
This genomic interval from Salmonella enterica subsp. enterica serovar Choleraesuis contains the following:
- the ytfF gene encoding inner membrane protein YtfF codes for the protein MLRGVIYALLAGLMWGLIFIGPLLIPDYPALLLSTGRYLALGIIAIPLAWAGRQRLLQLSRRDWLVALRLSVVGNLIYYLCLAAAIQRTGAPIATIIIGTLPVVLPVFANLLYGRQDGQLPWRRLALPLLLLGIGVILVNIAELRGNELDLADGRYLSGILLALAAVVCWTVYALQNARWLRNNPDKNPLMWATAQGLVILPLSLLGYAVACIWLHQSSGFSVPLGPQPWHFIGVMLALAVFCSWIGALCWNQASQLLPTVILGPLIVFESLAGMLYTFLLRQAWPPLPTLGGILCLILGVVLAVQARPKAPKTRVVRAVR
- a CDS encoding aldehyde dehydrogenase, which produces MHTIDKIYINGEFVTPHGSERFNLYNPATESVIGTVRLADEQDARSAIAAAKAAFPAWSRTSVAERIAVLEAMHQAVAACEDELMEAIILEYGAPAERCRWMAQYPADVIAQAIEALREYQFEITAGTAQVIMTPVGVAGLITPWNSDAGFICNKLATAMAAGCTAVIKPSEMSALQTEVITRALHQAKIPAGVMNIVTGRGDVVGEVINLHPDIAKISFTGSTAVGRHIVETGAATMKRVTLELGGKSPTILMDDVDLEQALPLIIGAGFMNSGQACVAGTRILVAQSRLAETERCLAQAVAAIPVGDPRNASTEIGPMVSQKQWQRVQDYIHLGIAEGAKVLAGGEGRPEGLNAGWFVRPTLFSNANNQMRIAREEIFGPVLTIIPYRDDEEAIAIANDTAYGLSAMVLGADRERAVKIARQIEAGRVLVNTLSHEPKAPFGGFKQSGMGREMGQWGLSAYLEPKTLLVG
- a CDS encoding D-serine/D-alanine/glycine transporter, whose protein sequence is MVDQAKALASEEPQSERHLRRNLTNRHIQLIAIGGAIGTGLFMGSGKTISLAGPSIIFVYMIIGFMLFFVMRAMGELLLSNLEYKSFSDFAADLLGPWAGYFTGWTYWFCWVVTGIADVVAISAYAQFWFPGLSDWVSSLAVVLVLLGLNLATVKMFGEMEFWFAMIKIVAIVALIVVGLVMVLMHFQSPTGTEASFAHLWNDGGWFPKGLSGFFAGFQIAVFAFVGIELVGTTAAETKDPEKSLPRAINSIPIRIIMFYVFALIIIMSVTPWGSVVPNKSPFVELFVLVGLPAAASIINFVVLTSAASSANSGVFSTSRMLYGLAQDGAAPQSFAKLSKRAVPATGLTFSCICLLGGVVLIYLIPDVMTVFTLVTTVSAILFMFVWTIILCSYLVYRKRRPELHNKSIYKMPLGKLMCWVCMAFFVFVLVLLSLEDDTRQALIITPLWFIILGVCWLFVGKKRLSGFSK
- the ytfE gene encoding iron-sulfur cluster repair protein YtfE, which translates into the protein MDLANTSLGELALSIPRASALFRKYDLDFCCGGKQTLARAAERKELDLAAIEEELRALSSEPLEKDWRNAPLAEMIDHIVARYHDGHREQLPELILQATKVERVHAAKPSVPKGLAKYLTMLHDELTSHMMKEEQILFPMIKQGMGRQAAGPISVMESEHDDAGELLEVIKHITNNVTPPPEACTTWKALYNGINLLIEELMNHISLENNVLFPRALAGE